One stretch of Tepidibacter hydrothermalis DNA includes these proteins:
- a CDS encoding host-nuclease inhibitor Gam family protein: MDENFRLSDLFLNVEEEEKETWKIDNDNKADWALDKIKESSEEYERFERVAVNKINQIKVALDQEKKKMENEKSFFESKLREYIETVKMKETKTQKTYSLPAGKIIIKKDKSDFKIDKEKVLESIKVLEGYEDYIKVKEDLAWGDLKKNLIIDNENIINKITGEVIEVEGLDIEMKPGKFEIKF; encoded by the coding sequence ATGGATGAGAATTTCAGATTATCAGATTTATTTTTAAATGTAGAAGAAGAGGAAAAAGAAACTTGGAAAATAGACAATGATAACAAAGCTGATTGGGCATTAGATAAAATAAAAGAATCAAGTGAAGAATATGAGAGATTTGAAAGAGTTGCGGTAAATAAGATAAATCAAATAAAGGTAGCACTAGATCAAGAAAAAAAGAAAATGGAGAATGAGAAAAGCTTTTTTGAAAGTAAGCTAAGAGAATATATTGAGACTGTAAAAATGAAAGAGACTAAAACCCAAAAGACATATTCCCTACCTGCTGGAAAGATAATAATTAAAAAGGATAAGTCAGATTTTAAGATTGACAAAGAAAAGGTGTTGGAAAGTATAAAAGTTTTAGAAGGATATGAAGATTATATAAAAGTTAAAGAAGATCTAGCCTGGGGAGATTTGAAGAAAAATTTGATTATAGATAATGAAAATATAATCAATAAAATTACTGGAGAAGTAATTGAAGTCGAAGGATTAGATATAGAGATGAAGCCAGGTAAATTTGAAATTAAGTTTTAA
- a CDS encoding 5'-methylthioadenosine/adenosylhomocysteine nucleosidase, which translates to MNRKLYALLLIITTFLMILSGCSNASETANTDVKTIGIIGAMEEEVEILKGKMDIEKEIEKAGITFYKGKLDNQNIVIARSGVGKVNAALCTQLMIDLFDIDYLINSGVAGGMNKELKQGDIVISTDAVQHDFDVTALGEPLGEISRLGVTYFKADDRLINLCEKASKEINLEKSNVLKGRIASGDQFIAGGDLEERIRTNFNPFAVEMEGAAIAHVAYLNEIPYVIIRAISDNADGEAELSYPEFLPIAAKNASLLLEEIIKLSGQEL; encoded by the coding sequence ATGAACAGAAAATTATATGCATTACTTTTAATTATTACAACATTTTTAATGATACTTAGTGGATGTTCTAATGCTAGTGAAACTGCTAATACAGATGTAAAAACTATTGGAATTATAGGTGCTATGGAAGAAGAAGTAGAAATATTAAAAGGTAAGATGGATATTGAAAAAGAAATTGAAAAAGCAGGTATAACTTTTTACAAAGGTAAGTTAGATAATCAAAATATTGTTATAGCTAGATCTGGAGTAGGTAAAGTAAATGCGGCTTTGTGTACACAATTAATGATTGATTTATTTGATATAGATTATTTGATAAATTCAGGTGTTGCAGGTGGAATGAATAAAGAGTTAAAGCAAGGAGATATAGTAATATCAACAGATGCTGTACAACATGACTTTGATGTTACTGCACTTGGAGAACCTTTAGGAGAAATATCAAGACTAGGTGTTACATACTTCAAAGCGGATGATAGATTGATAAATTTATGTGAGAAAGCTTCTAAAGAAATAAATTTAGAAAAATCAAATGTTCTTAAAGGAAGAATAGCAAGTGGAGATCAATTTATAGCAGGAGGAGATTTAGAAGAAAGAATTCGTACTAATTTTAATCCTTTTGCAGTTGAGATGGAAGGAGCAGCTATTGCACATGTTGCTTACTTAAATGAGATTCCTTATGTTATAATTCGTGCTATATCGGACAATGCAGATGGAGAAGCTGAACTATCTTATCCTGAATTTTTACCGATTGCAGCAAAAAATGCTAGTTTATTATTAGAAGAAATTATAAAACTTTCAGGACAAGAATTATAG
- a CDS encoding carboxymuconolactone decarboxylase family protein has product MSDQPKISNSFLTFMKEAPQHSKAWMDVVKGLDSASALDSKTEELAYIAVLAATRLESGLSFHVKHAKKLGATREEIISSVLIGLPAVGNIVIQALPIALDAFDD; this is encoded by the coding sequence ATGAGTGACCAACCTAAAATTAGTAATTCTTTTTTAACTTTTATGAAAGAAGCTCCTCAGCATTCAAAAGCTTGGATGGATGTTGTTAAAGGTTTAGATTCAGCTAGTGCTCTTGATTCAAAAACTGAAGAACTTGCATATATAGCAGTTTTAGCAGCAACTAGATTAGAGAGTGGATTATCTTTTCATGTTAAGCATGCCAAAAAATTAGGTGCTACACGTGAAGAAATCATCAGTTCCGTTCTAATAGGCTTACCAGCTGTAGGAAATATAGTTATTCAAGCGTTACCAATTGCATTAGATGCATTCGATGATTAA
- a CDS encoding BlaI/MecI/CopY family transcriptional regulator, which yields MKNIPQISESELEIMKLLWKNCPLSSSEIISLLSDKKISWSDQTVKTFINRLLKKRALRFEKSGRNYLYYPLVSYDEYIKTENNSFIQRVYDGAIEMLFSKFLEEKKLSDKEIENLQRILEEKKTVHK from the coding sequence ATGAAAAATATTCCTCAAATTTCAGAATCAGAATTAGAAATCATGAAACTTTTGTGGAAAAATTGCCCTTTATCTTCTAGTGAAATTATTTCTTTATTATCAGATAAAAAAATAAGCTGGTCTGATCAAACTGTAAAAACGTTTATAAACAGACTTCTAAAAAAGCGAGCTTTAAGATTTGAAAAATCAGGTAGAAATTATCTCTACTATCCCTTAGTCTCTTATGATGAATATATAAAAACAGAAAACAATTCTTTTATTCAAAGAGTTTATGATGGAGCTATAGAAATGCTTTTTTCAAAGTTTCTAGAAGAAAAAAAACTATCTGATAAAGAGATTGAAAATCTTCAAAGAATTCTAGAAGAGAAAAAAACAGTTCACAAATAA
- a CDS encoding M56 family metallopeptidase, producing the protein MNLLNKVFLWILYSSLTSTVIILLVLSIKKLLKNKISSKFCHSLWVLVLIKLLFPFSLESNLSLFNLLPENDIHVAAYNNLYYMEENINNNASNPDLSNIKNQNIHKNNLLNQELQEEKNTNIFKRFSVEKTLKFSSYIWLFGFLSLSLFIILAAINFTKKLRTFNEINDPEIIQILNILKEKLKIRKDISIYYSQNVKSPFIFGFFNPKICISKDILNVIDHNELYYILLHELIHYKRKDLFYNLLEMTAVMLHWFNPMVWFAVKKMRFDRELACDYSVLEILEQKESTQYGMTIIKLSSIISNNISKKMLPAYFYENKNQLERRIMMIKSFKKGSYKISILTIIVFMLFGVVTLTNAQINTTKNQIPNSNKEFYLDIPYNKHFITLDRALDFVDFDFKVPDTVLKNYTFDSITLNKDEDEANIKFFVRDVVDTSGFTLTVSKKELMRDAKENPYESYKDANNKKINKESIVEPMTISNINGTSITIKNTYDWTEKDIKELEKKNTEDIKHFPTKEYIHKYFIWQDDGLWYSLNYYFKSTDYYDDSTILEVSMDDIKIILSSLKYTKDLKNTNYESESWKDHLSIYEAKDLKHAEKIIGFTPKFPLQLPRNFIPTSSRTRCLIYSETEPWVEMITTFQNKSNSKSEIEFSQTKGKYRYEFLSKNGYDRDTEIKANSIIIGDTEVFELKENSNINSKKSPTKQYYLWKKDDIFYETKFIGKTDNVQGILKTLIDEPPYFD; encoded by the coding sequence ATGAATTTACTTAATAAAGTTTTTTTATGGATTTTATATTCTTCATTGACATCTACTGTTATAATTCTACTTGTTCTTTCCATAAAAAAACTTCTTAAAAATAAAATTAGTTCTAAATTTTGTCATTCTTTATGGGTTTTAGTATTGATAAAACTTTTGTTCCCTTTTTCTCTTGAAAGCAACTTGAGTTTGTTTAATCTTTTACCTGAAAATGATATACATGTTGCAGCATATAATAATTTATATTATATGGAAGAAAATATAAATAACAATGCATCAAATCCTGACTTAAGTAATATAAAAAATCAAAATATACATAAAAACAACTTATTAAACCAAGAATTACAAGAAGAAAAAAACACAAATATTTTCAAAAGATTTTCTGTAGAAAAAACCTTAAAATTTTCTTCTTACATTTGGTTGTTTGGATTTTTATCACTATCTTTATTTATTATTCTAGCTGCCATAAATTTCACTAAAAAATTAAGAACTTTCAATGAAATAAACGATCCAGAAATAATACAAATATTGAATATTTTAAAGGAAAAATTAAAAATTCGAAAAGATATTTCAATATATTATAGTCAAAATGTAAAAAGTCCTTTTATATTCGGATTTTTCAATCCCAAAATATGTATTTCTAAAGATATTTTAAATGTTATTGACCATAATGAACTCTATTATATACTTTTACATGAATTGATTCACTACAAAAGAAAAGATCTATTCTATAATTTATTGGAAATGACAGCTGTAATGCTTCATTGGTTTAATCCAATGGTGTGGTTTGCAGTAAAGAAAATGAGATTCGATAGAGAACTAGCTTGTGACTATAGCGTCCTTGAAATCCTAGAACAAAAAGAATCAACCCAATACGGCATGACAATCATAAAGCTATCTAGCATCATTTCCAACAATATTTCAAAAAAAATGCTACCTGCATACTTTTACGAAAATAAAAATCAACTTGAGAGGAGAATTATGATGATAAAATCATTCAAGAAAGGTTCTTATAAAATATCTATTCTAACTATTATAGTATTTATGCTATTTGGCGTTGTTACCCTCACTAATGCTCAAATAAACACAACAAAAAATCAAATACCTAATTCAAACAAAGAATTTTACTTAGATATACCTTATAATAAACATTTTATTACCTTAGATAGAGCACTTGATTTTGTTGACTTTGATTTTAAAGTTCCTGATACTGTACTAAAAAATTATACTTTTGATTCAATTACTTTAAATAAAGATGAAGATGAGGCAAATATAAAATTCTTTGTTAGAGATGTTGTTGATACTTCTGGTTTTACTCTAACCGTTTCTAAAAAAGAACTTATGCGTGATGCAAAGGAAAATCCTTATGAATCCTATAAAGACGCTAATAACAAAAAAATCAATAAGGAGTCTATTGTAGAACCAATGACTATCTCTAATATTAATGGAACAAGTATAACTATTAAAAATACTTATGACTGGACAGAAAAAGATATAAAAGAATTAGAGAAAAAAAACACAGAGGACATTAAACATTTTCCTACTAAAGAATATATCCATAAGTATTTTATATGGCAAGATGATGGTCTATGGTATAGTTTAAATTATTATTTCAAAAGTACTGATTATTATGACGACTCTACCATACTTGAAGTTTCTATGGATGATATTAAAATTATTTTATCGTCTCTAAAGTATACTAAAGATTTAAAAAATACTAACTATGAATCTGAATCATGGAAAGATCATTTATCTATATACGAAGCTAAGGACTTAAAACACGCTGAAAAAATAATTGGATTTACACCAAAATTCCCATTACAATTGCCACGAAATTTCATTCCAACCTCTTCACGCACACGTTGTCTTATATATTCAGAAACTGAACCATGGGTTGAAATGATAACAACATTCCAAAACAAAAGTAATTCTAAATCAGAAATAGAATTTAGTCAAACAAAAGGTAAGTATAGATATGAATTTTTAAGTAAAAATGGATATGATAGAGATACAGAAATTAAAGCAAATAGTATAATAATAGGTGATACTGAGGTTTTTGAGCTTAAAGAAAATTCAAATATTAATTCAAAAAAATCACCAACAAAACAATATTATTTGTGGAAAAAGGACGATATTTTTTATGAAACTAAATTTATTGGAAAAACAGACAATGTTCAAGGGATATTGAAAACATTAATTGATGAACCACCTTATTTCGATTAA
- a CDS encoding amino acid ABC transporter ATP-binding protein, whose amino-acid sequence MIDIKQIHKKFGDTHVLKGIDLSVKKGEVVVIIGPSGSGKSTFLRCINYLEKPDSGVINIDDITIDAANPSKKDINNLRKSTAMVFQNYNLFKNKTALENITESLIVNKGMSKEDADALGADILNQVGLSDKMGNYPSTLSGGQQQRVGIARAMALNPKVILFDEPTSALDPELVGEVLNVIRNLAQKDMTMIIVTHEMGFAKEVANRVIFMDNGNIIEEGSPDEIFNNPKHERTKRFLKQIINK is encoded by the coding sequence ATGATAGATATAAAACAAATTCATAAAAAGTTTGGAGATACACATGTTTTAAAAGGTATAGATTTAAGTGTTAAAAAAGGAGAGGTTGTAGTTATTATAGGACCATCAGGATCAGGTAAATCAACATTTTTAAGATGTATAAACTATTTAGAAAAACCAGATAGTGGAGTAATAAATATTGATGATATAACTATAGATGCAGCTAATCCATCTAAAAAAGATATAAATAATTTAAGAAAATCAACTGCAATGGTTTTTCAAAATTATAATTTATTTAAAAATAAGACAGCTCTTGAAAATATTACTGAGTCTTTAATAGTAAATAAGGGGATGAGTAAAGAAGATGCAGATGCTTTAGGAGCGGACATATTAAATCAAGTTGGACTTTCTGATAAAATGGGTAATTATCCATCTACACTATCAGGAGGTCAGCAACAAAGGGTTGGTATTGCTAGAGCCATGGCACTAAATCCTAAAGTCATATTATTTGATGAACCAACATCAGCACTTGATCCAGAACTTGTAGGAGAAGTATTAAATGTTATTAGAAATTTAGCTCAAAAAGACATGACTATGATTATAGTTACTCATGAAATGGGATTTGCAAAAGAAGTTGCGAATAGAGTTATATTTATGGACAATGGAAATATAATAGAAGAAGGTAGTCCTGATGAAATATTTAATAATCCAAAACATGAAAGAACTAAAAGGTTTTTAAAACAGATAATAAATAAATAA
- a CDS encoding amino acid ABC transporter permease, with product MNINFSVEYFIGRFPEFIKFLPITLSLALISIVIGLVVGTSIALIRTYEIKILYPLSKIYVSFFRGTPLLVQLFIFYYGLPQIIPSLGGINAYTAAFLTLSINSSAYMSEIIRAAINSVDKGQMEAALSVGMTYFQGMTKIVLPQAARIAIPSLGNTFISLMKETSLAFVLGVSEMLAAAKMGSAASYRFFENYLAVGIIYWIITILFTYIIDRLERNMSKAY from the coding sequence ATGAATATTAATTTTTCAGTAGAGTACTTTATAGGTAGATTCCCAGAATTTATTAAATTTTTACCTATTACATTGAGCTTAGCATTAATATCGATAGTTATAGGGTTAGTAGTAGGAACAAGTATAGCTTTAATTAGAACATATGAAATAAAAATATTGTATCCTTTATCTAAGATATATGTTTCTTTTTTTAGAGGAACACCATTACTTGTACAATTATTTATATTTTATTATGGACTTCCGCAAATTATACCTTCATTAGGAGGAATAAATGCATATACAGCAGCCTTTTTAACTTTGAGTATTAATAGTTCAGCTTATATGTCAGAAATTATTAGAGCAGCTATTAATTCTGTAGATAAAGGGCAGATGGAAGCAGCTTTATCAGTTGGAATGACATATTTTCAAGGAATGACAAAAATAGTTCTTCCGCAAGCTGCAAGAATTGCAATCCCATCTCTAGGGAATACTTTTATAAGTCTTATGAAGGAAACTTCATTAGCCTTCGTATTAGGAGTTTCTGAAATGCTTGCAGCAGCTAAGATGGGTTCAGCAGCTAGTTATAGATTCTTTGAAAATTATTTAGCTGTAGGAATAATATATTGGATAATTACTATTTTATTTACTTATATTATAGATAGACTAGAAAGAAATATGTCTAAGGCATATTAG
- a CDS encoding amino acid ABC transporter substrate-binding protein: protein MKFNKKGIILALTIFILLVGVVGCSSKTVSETDKNIIKIGTSGGYHPYTFKNDKGELDGFEIDVWNEIGSRIGYEVEYVTSEFSGLFGMIDIKKIDTIANQITITEQRKEKYIFPTPYVYSGAQLIVQKGNEDVKSLEDLKGKKVGVSLGSNYEQIIKEFDINNEIEVVTYEDFLGSLQDVALGRIDAVLNDKLAAMTNVQKSGLDIQLGGEPISKIENAFPFVNNEQNKELVEKVSKAVEDMRNDGTLEKISKKWFEIDITKE from the coding sequence ATGAAATTTAACAAAAAAGGAATCATATTAGCATTAACAATATTTATTCTATTAGTAGGGGTTGTAGGATGCTCTTCAAAAACTGTAAGTGAAACAGATAAAAATATAATAAAAATTGGAACATCTGGTGGATATCACCCTTATACATTTAAAAATGATAAAGGAGAGTTAGATGGTTTTGAGATAGATGTATGGAATGAAATAGGTAGTAGAATAGGATATGAAGTAGAATATGTAACATCTGAATTTAGTGGATTATTTGGAATGATTGATATTAAAAAAATCGATACAATAGCGAATCAAATAACTATAACAGAGCAAAGAAAAGAAAAATATATATTCCCAACACCATATGTATATAGTGGAGCACAATTAATAGTTCAAAAAGGAAATGAAGATGTTAAATCGTTAGAAGATTTAAAAGGCAAAAAAGTAGGTGTAAGTCTTGGATCAAACTATGAACAAATTATAAAAGAGTTTGATATAAATAACGAGATTGAAGTCGTTACTTATGAAGATTTTTTAGGTTCACTTCAAGATGTAGCACTTGGAAGAATAGATGCGGTTTTAAATGATAAGTTAGCAGCTATGACTAATGTTCAAAAATCAGGACTAGATATTCAATTAGGTGGAGAACCTATAAGTAAAATAGAAAATGCATTTCCATTTGTCAATAATGAGCAAAATAAAGAATTGGTAGAAAAAGTAAGCAAAGCAGTTGAAGATATGAGAAATGATGGAACTTTAGAAAAAATATCTAAAAAATGGTTTGAAATAGACATTACTAAAGAATAG
- a CDS encoding nitroreductase family protein, with translation MNDIIKNIKERRSIRKFKEEQIKDEELEVIIEAGMYAPSAHNEQPWHFTIIQNKDIISEINKESKMMMKNHSDKWIAKLGNNEKFDIHYNAPTVIVVSEKKDCYSKFVNASAATQNMLLAAESIGVGSCWVGFSKFCFVQEDKIKKLNIPEGYEPHYTVALGYKALDKKQSAPKRNEDVVTYIR, from the coding sequence ATGAATGATATTATTAAAAATATAAAAGAAAGAAGAAGTATTAGAAAGTTTAAGGAAGAGCAGATAAAAGATGAGGAATTAGAAGTTATTATAGAGGCGGGAATGTATGCTCCGAGTGCACATAATGAACAGCCATGGCACTTCACTATAATCCAAAACAAAGATATAATATCTGAAATAAATAAAGAATCTAAAATGATGATGAAAAACCATAGTGATAAATGGATAGCCAAACTGGGTAACAATGAAAAGTTCGATATACATTACAATGCACCAACTGTAATAGTGGTGTCTGAGAAAAAAGATTGCTATAGTAAATTTGTAAATGCATCAGCTGCTACTCAGAATATGCTATTAGCTGCAGAAAGTATAGGAGTTGGATCTTGCTGGGTAGGTTTTAGCAAATTTTGTTTTGTACAAGAAGACAAAATTAAAAAGCTTAATATTCCTGAAGGTTATGAACCACATTATACAGTAGCTTTAGGGTATAAAGCTTTAGATAAAAAGCAAAGTGCACCAAAAAGAAATGAAGATGTAGTAACTTACATAAGATAA
- a CDS encoding stalk domain-containing protein, producing the protein MKRVKKILSAVLVLTLILVAPMASFAKGNKGSGSSNSKRKTQSSRSNNLKSSDQKQSKDSKVKENNILEDKQIENNESTIDNIDTEDTEKPETKQIDNKKRNEIKRKIQKLKKEARKAYSEEELQNIQERVEEINNKYPGIKTLRVDNIISKKMNMKFDTPPVIKEGRTLIPVRAISEGFGADVSWNQEDKKVTITKDGKEIVLQLGSDVAYIDGVETKLDVPAETMNNRTIVPLRFIAENLGLKVDWDEETETIEIEEDQDVDNETDTDETTTDEEVTDETATDEAVTDKTATDEAVTDETVTDEEVTDETTTDEEVTDETATDEAVTNS; encoded by the coding sequence ATGAAAAGAGTCAAAAAAATATTATCCGCAGTTTTAGTACTAACATTAATACTTGTAGCACCCATGGCTTCTTTTGCAAAAGGAAATAAGGGTTCAGGTTCATCAAACAGCAAGAGAAAAACTCAAAGCAGTCGCTCAAATAATTTAAAGAGCTCAGATCAAAAGCAAAGTAAGGATTCAAAAGTAAAGGAAAATAATATTTTAGAAGATAAACAAATAGAAAACAACGAATCTACAATAGATAATATAGACACAGAAGATACTGAAAAACCAGAAACTAAACAAATTGATAATAAAAAAAGAAATGAAATAAAAAGAAAAATACAAAAACTTAAAAAAGAAGCAAGGAAAGCTTATTCAGAAGAGGAACTTCAGAATATACAAGAAAGAGTAGAAGAAATCAACAATAAATATCCTGGAATTAAAACATTACGTGTTGATAATATAATATCTAAAAAAATGAATATGAAATTTGATACTCCACCTGTTATTAAAGAAGGTAGAACATTAATTCCTGTAAGAGCTATATCAGAAGGATTCGGAGCAGATGTAAGTTGGAATCAAGAAGATAAAAAAGTTACTATAACAAAGGATGGAAAAGAAATAGTCCTTCAATTAGGTAGTGATGTAGCGTACATAGATGGAGTTGAAACTAAACTTGATGTTCCTGCTGAAACAATGAATAATAGAACTATTGTACCATTAAGATTTATTGCTGAAAATTTAGGTTTAAAAGTAGATTGGGATGAAGAAACTGAAACAATTGAAATTGAAGAAGATCAAGACGTAGACAATGAAACAGATACAGATGAAACTACAACAGATGAAGAGGTTACAGATGAAACTGCAACAGATGAAGCGGTTACAGATAAAACTGCAACTGATGAAGCAGTTACGGATGAAACTGTAACAGATGAAGAGGTTACAGATGAAACTACAACAGATGAAGAGGTTACAGATGAAACTGCAACTGATGAAGCAGTTACTAATAGCTAG
- a CDS encoding transglutaminase domain-containing protein — protein sequence MKIILQVIICIMSILLMGCSDVDNIIKENLEAMEIVDTNPICTDLDQVEENIKLAIDNLDNEVKFTYKGDNSDILQRISDTIKKVIDENGEYTVLVSNYETETTSYAYKSKVKISFKYNLSQEEYSEVKDRVNSIISEIIDPSMGDFEKEKAINDWIVTNIEYDKTKEKTNAYTALFEGKTVCSGYAHLAKLMLDKVDIQNKLITGGDHAWNIVYIEGKWYHLDTTWNDPSYVNISDKMHEVSYEYFNVTDEFISKSHSWDRTLYPLANTKYEGIRKKTMLSLADIRIGGISLYNFDPNTHKYYLNRNEVQGKSIEFIPRSSVAELRLNKFSNRWEIKIKSEEYEDIGTYILYFN from the coding sequence ATGAAGATAATATTACAAGTAATCATATGTATAATGTCGATTTTATTAATGGGGTGTAGTGATGTTGACAATATAATCAAAGAAAATTTAGAAGCAATGGAAATTGTTGATACAAATCCAATTTGTACCGACTTAGACCAAGTTGAAGAGAATATAAAACTTGCTATAGATAATTTAGATAATGAGGTGAAATTCACTTATAAAGGGGACAATTCTGATATACTTCAAAGAATTAGTGACACGATAAAAAAGGTGATTGATGAAAATGGAGAATATACAGTATTGGTAAGTAATTATGAAACTGAGACAACTAGTTATGCTTATAAATCAAAGGTGAAAATATCATTCAAATATAATTTAAGTCAAGAAGAATATTCTGAGGTAAAAGATCGAGTAAATTCAATTATATCTGAAATAATAGATCCTTCTATGGGTGATTTTGAAAAAGAAAAAGCTATAAACGATTGGATTGTAACTAATATAGAGTATGATAAAACAAAGGAAAAAACAAATGCATATACAGCATTGTTTGAAGGAAAGACTGTTTGTTCAGGATATGCACATTTAGCAAAGTTAATGTTAGATAAAGTGGATATACAAAATAAATTGATAACTGGAGGAGATCATGCTTGGAATATAGTTTATATAGAAGGAAAATGGTATCATCTAGATACAACTTGGAATGATCCTTCATATGTAAATATATCTGATAAAATGCATGAGGTAAGTTATGAATATTTTAATGTTACGGATGAATTTATATCTAAATCTCATTCTTGGGATAGAACACTTTATCCATTAGCTAACACAAAATATGAAGGAATTAGAAAAAAAACAATGTTATCATTAGCGGATATAAGAATCGGTGGAATATCGTTATATAATTTTGATCCAAATACACACAAATATTACCTAAATAGAAATGAAGTACAGGGAAAATCTATAGAATTTATACCAAGAAGTAGTGTTGCAGAGTTAAGATTAAATAAGTTTTCAAATCGATGGGAGATTAAGATTAAGTCAGAAGAATATGAAGATATAGGTACTTATATTCTTTATTTCAATTAG
- a CDS encoding cold-shock protein: MRNGVVKWFNPEKGYGFITLDEGEDVFVHISAVKENGPRKDLEEGQDVSLDIVNGDKGPQASNVTKI; encoded by the coding sequence ATGAGAAATGGTGTTGTAAAATGGTTTAATCCAGAAAAAGGATACGGATTTATAACTTTAGATGAAGGAGAAGATGTATTTGTTCATATATCTGCCGTAAAAGAAAATGGACCTAGAAAAGATTTAGAAGAAGGACAAGATGTTTCACTGGATATAGTAAATGGAGATAAAGGACCTCAAGCTTCAAACGTTACTAAAATATAA
- a CDS encoding SMI1/KNR4 family protein: MNNCVKWSYADEKISMKEIMELESVWEVKLPKAYVECAICNHGGSPEPEEFLVKGRKRVFGCLLSYCKNSLDNILEVYNGIKERLPHNIFPFGCDPAGNYICFDYRKSQDNPCIIFWEHELGAIESDYTQEKLKRIDLKEVQENAIKPISCSFKEFLESLL; this comes from the coding sequence ATGAATAATTGTGTGAAATGGAGTTATGCAGATGAAAAAATTAGTATGAAGGAAATTATGGAATTAGAAAGTGTATGGGAAGTTAAATTACCGAAAGCTTATGTGGAGTGTGCTATTTGTAATCATGGTGGTAGCCCAGAGCCAGAAGAGTTTTTAGTTAAAGGTAGAAAAAGAGTATTTGGATGTTTATTATCCTATTGTAAAAATAGCCTAGATAATATATTGGAAGTATATAATGGAATTAAAGAGAGATTACCACATAATATATTTCCTTTTGGATGTGACCCAGCAGGGAATTATATTTGTTTTGACTATAGAAAATCACAAGATAATCCATGTATAATATTTTGGGAACATGAGTTAGGGGCAATAGAATCTGATTATACACAAGAAAAGCTTAAGAGAATTGATTTAAAAGAAGTTCAAGAAAATGCTATTAAACCAATAAGCTGTTCTTTTAAGGAATTTTTAGAAAGTTTATTGTAA